In Drechmeria coniospora strain ARSEF 6962 chromosome 03, whole genome shotgun sequence, the DNA window GGACAGGCAGCAGCTGAACGAAGCTGCGAGGAGCCAGTAAGAACGGTCGATGAGGGTGCGCCAAGTCGATGGCTGAGGCAACCGTTTTCTGTGGCGGCTGTGCGTCACCGAGGAGCTTGCTGCCAAGCAATATGCATAGTTAGCAGGTACTAGCCATCTGGTTGGTCGTGCGTAGTATTTCCATGGCACTCCTATCACTTTTTACCTGCCTGCTGCCCTTGACTCCCTTGCTTTGGTCTCCGCTGACGCTTCGCATCATCCTTCTCTTTCGAACCTCGCTCCTCGCCCCCGGCCCGCTCTGATGACGGAGATGACGGAGCGCTGCACCATTTGGACAAGCACATGGTGAGGTTGCCTTGGTCGTGCTGCGAGCCTTGTCCGTCAGTCAGGCAGACGCATGCCTCGCCCCATTTGCCGACGGGAAGCATCTCCAAACGACGGTGCTCGTGGCATTCGACGCTCTTCTCCTTTGCATCATCTCGACGAtagctgctgttgctgcctgCCGGTGGACTGAGACCGCCCGGTCCAGGAGGCTCATGATGaatcggccgccgcccgatGAGCTATCCTACCTCGACGTGGAGTATTATTCCCTCCTGCCTACCCAAGACGTTTGCTTTCTCGACCCTTCGACCATCGGTCCATTCGTCGAGCCGCCGTCCGAATCATGTGacaagccgacgccgacgagcgcggCCACGACCGACAGCCTGACCTcggagccgacggccgtcgttCGCAGGCAGCCGACGCAAAGGCTACGCCTCGAGCGGCGTGGCCACACCAAGAGTCGCCGGGGATGCTACAACTGCAAGAGAAGGCGCATCAAGGCATGCCTCGGGCCCCGATCTCGATCCGACGGGGCGAGTCGTTGACCGTGACGGCAGTGCCAGGAAAACCACCCGGCCTGCGACCATTGCGTCAGGACGGGCCTGAGGTGCGAGTACCCCTCGGCACCTCAAATCATCCACCAGGTAGGTTCCGGCCGTGCCAGTCCTTGCTCCTCGGGGCCCATGCGGAGTCGAGGTTGAGATTCGGTAGCCTCACGGCGAGATCCCCTTGTTCAGCCTCCAAGACATGCGCTTCTTCCACCACTTTCTCACCCAGTGCTACCCGCACCACCCGCTGAAGCAGGAGGAGATCTGGACGCACGAGATTCCCTGCATCGCCCACAACGTGCGTTCTCCCCCGCCACCCCCCCAACTTGCCCGCTCGGGTCGGCACCGGGGCGGCTGACCGACAGGCTCGAGCAGCACGAGTTCCTCATGCACGCCATCCTAggcttcgccgcctcggagCTCGGCCGCACGCGGGCCGAAGGAAgcgtcgtggcggcggccatgaaccACCGCGTCAAGGCCATCAGGGCCCTCAAGAAACGACTGGCCGAGGCCTCGAGCGCCCGGCTGACGCACGAGGAAGCCAACGCGCTCGTGGCCACCTGCTTCGTCCTGACCTTTCAGTCGGtgagcctcgacgacggcctcgcagAGTACATGACCTTTATCCGCggcatcctcatcgtcggcatgcAGATGGCCTTTCGGGGGATCAAGCCCGTCTTCGAGACGCTGCTGGACGACAAGCAGAACGAGCTGCTGGCGCCGCTGATGGAAGGCATGCCCCTGATCGAGCGGGGCtgggtcgacggcgccgtcgaagccATAGCGAAACTGCGACCGCtctgcgtcgacgagatcgagGTGGAGTACCACGGCCAGCTGCTGGCCATTGCCGAGACGTTGTACACGAGCTCCTTTGACGGCAAGTCTTGGGTCGCCTCCTgcgcgccgccctcgacccgCTAACTCGTCGCCGCAGCATACAAGGCCAACTCGAGGGAGTACGGGTGGTGGATGATGCTTCCGCACGCCTCGTTTCGGGCCCTCATCAACTTTGACCGACAGGCCATCATCCTGCTGCACACGCACTGGatcgccctcgcccagaTCATGGCCTTCATCACCGAGAGGGAACGCGACGTGAGGGAGAAGCACCCGTCGCCCGAGGACGACAGGATGGACCCTGGCTTCGTCCGCTGGCTCAAGTACCTCAACGCGCgtgtcgatggcgagcaTCAGATGTACAACCGGTGGCCCATCTGGGTCGATGGCCAGCTGGATCAAGACCTGACCTTTTTCGGCAGGCGGAGCTAGACGAAGCTTCGGGACCATCGTGGCCGCCGCACGTTGTTGATGTGCAGATGgtcaagcaagtacaggtgcaTGTTCTGTTGATCTTGGCACGTACGAGTCCACATTGCGAGCATGCCGGCTCTCGGTAATACGTACGCCCATGTCATGACCAATGCTAGTATCACCAGTGCTAGCATCGCCATGCGTGACTGCCCAACCACGCTCAGGAGAAAGTTTCCATCACGGATGCGCGTGCACGTgattacaagtacaggacatgtacggagtactctggaTACGATAATTACAGCGGCTGCGCGTGCTGGCACGTGTGCGCGTTAGCCGTTGGCCCCTCTGACGTCAAAGATGCCGCGACATgacccctccctccccgctGATTGGCCCCGCGCTTCTCGCATTCCTCGCATTCCTCGCATGCGGTTcccccgcgccgccgcccgccatCCTAGCCAATGGCGTGAGGGCGGCAGTGCTGCCGTTGGGTCGCATCCGTCCGCCATCCGGTTCGGCCGTCGGAGCCTGCGGGCGTGGCAACCATCACGAGCTCGTATATCTCGCGTTGTGAGCATCAACCTCGTCGTTTTGGAAATGTTGCAGATGGCTGATGAGTCTGCAAGTATAAGATTCCGTGTGCTGCGCCGTCCCTGCGCGCCCAGAGAGGCCTGCTGGTCTACATCGACATATACTACTGTCATCGAATATCAACCACTTTGGAGTGATCGACCTCTACTCAGCAACACCTCGGAACTCTCCCGTATGACTGGCTCGTGCCGGCGACTAGAATCCA includes these proteins:
- a CDS encoding C6 transcription factor, whose product is MRFFHHFLTQCYPHHPLKQEEIWTHEIPCIAHNHEFLMHAILGFAASELGRTRAEGSVVAAAMNHRVKAIRALKKRLAEASSARLTHEEANALVATCFVLTFQSVSLDDGLAEYMTFIRGILIVGMQMAFRGIKPVFETLLDDKQNELLAPLMEGMPLIERGWVDGAVEAIAKLRPLCVDEIEVEYHGQLLAIAETLYTSSFDGNIQGQLEGAIILLHTHWIALAQIMAFITERERDVREKHPSPEDDRMDPGFVRWLKYLNARVDGEHQMYNRWPIWVDGQLDQDLTFFGRRS